One genomic segment of Natrialbaceae archaeon AArc-T1-2 includes these proteins:
- a CDS encoding sulfite exporter TauE/SafE family protein, with protein MVFGLGIELLVLFVVFGFMVGVLFGFFGMGGSFLITPTLLILGYPASVAIGSGLAFYFGTSVIAVMKHYDVGQVDYKLGAALFVVLSIGIELGSRLVFALEALGIAELVTGAAYVLLLAGIGLLFLRRAYAIDDEDDADDEDEIDDDEIPPIAQKIQSYRIPPMISLVSGGRTSLWTVTGAGGGVGLVSGLIGVGGGFIRMPAIYYLIGTPLTAAVGTSLFAGLFSGAYGAFTYGMQGSVDLAVVGTLLVGSALGARIGSAATTAVEEDDVIIYFALMMLFASAGIAVSELADWLEIGTLDVLSVVLLVGSSFFVGLMILYQFASELDTGEPDARPEAEADD; from the coding sequence ATGGTGTTCGGGCTCGGCATCGAACTCCTGGTGTTGTTCGTCGTCTTCGGCTTCATGGTCGGAGTACTGTTCGGATTCTTCGGAATGGGGGGTTCGTTCCTGATCACGCCGACGCTGTTGATCCTCGGCTACCCCGCCTCCGTCGCCATCGGGAGCGGGCTGGCGTTTTACTTCGGGACGTCGGTCATCGCCGTGATGAAACACTACGACGTCGGCCAGGTCGATTACAAACTCGGCGCGGCGTTGTTCGTCGTCCTCTCGATCGGGATCGAACTCGGCAGTCGGCTCGTCTTCGCCCTCGAGGCGCTAGGGATCGCCGAACTCGTCACTGGTGCCGCCTACGTCCTCTTGCTCGCCGGCATCGGCCTGTTGTTCCTCCGGCGTGCGTACGCCATCGACGACGAGGACGACGCTGACGACGAAGACGAGATCGACGACGACGAGATTCCGCCGATCGCTCAGAAGATCCAGTCGTACCGAATTCCGCCGATGATCTCGCTCGTCTCCGGCGGCCGGACGTCGCTGTGGACGGTCACGGGTGCCGGCGGGGGTGTCGGCCTCGTCTCGGGACTGATCGGCGTCGGCGGCGGATTCATCCGGATGCCGGCGATCTACTACCTGATCGGGACGCCGCTTACTGCCGCAGTCGGGACCAGCCTCTTCGCCGGGCTGTTCTCGGGCGCGTACGGTGCGTTCACCTACGGCATGCAGGGCAGCGTCGACCTCGCGGTCGTCGGAACGCTGCTCGTCGGGAGCGCACTCGGTGCTCGCATCGGCTCGGCGGCGACGACTGCCGTCGAGGAAGACGACGTCATCATCTACTTCGCGCTCATGATGCTGTTTGCCAGTGCCGGCATCGCCGTCAGCGAACTCGCAGACTGGCTGGAGATCGGCACACTCGACGTGCTAAGTGTGGTCTTGCTGGTCGGCTCGTCGTTTTTCGTCGGGCTGATGATCCTCTATCAGTTCGCCAGCGAGCTCGACACGGGCGAACCCGACGCCCGTCCGGAAGCCGAAGCCGACGACTGA
- a CDS encoding universal stress protein has product MKAICATDLSAASEAAIENQICLDCLERIGIEELHLVTVIPSNVHGGMPGIGFEERRERALSEYRRTIEDAGFDVGTHVVRGTPYRRINGIAEAEGASLTVVGSRGKSPLENRVIGSTARNLARTTVVPLLVNRVERGADDPDVVHERLFSRLLFATDFSENAERAFEAFSYLRHAVREATLVHVETPKDPGSEAGVDPHERLAERADQLENWNIETRTDVRQGDPADELLAAEAEYEPTTILVGSRGHSRLRRLLIGSVSEEIVSRATGNVFLVPPSRTA; this is encoded by the coding sequence ATGAAAGCGATCTGTGCGACGGACCTCTCGGCCGCCAGCGAGGCGGCGATCGAGAATCAGATCTGTCTCGACTGTCTCGAGCGAATCGGTATCGAGGAGCTCCATCTCGTCACGGTGATTCCGTCGAACGTTCACGGGGGAATGCCCGGCATCGGGTTCGAAGAGCGACGCGAACGCGCACTCTCGGAGTATCGACGTACCATCGAGGACGCCGGCTTCGACGTCGGAACACACGTCGTTCGCGGGACGCCCTACCGGCGAATCAACGGCATCGCGGAGGCGGAAGGTGCCAGTCTGACGGTGGTCGGCTCGCGAGGCAAGAGCCCGCTCGAGAACCGGGTCATCGGCTCGACCGCCCGTAACCTCGCTCGAACGACCGTCGTGCCGTTGCTCGTCAACCGGGTCGAACGCGGGGCAGACGACCCCGACGTGGTACACGAACGGCTGTTCAGCCGACTGCTGTTCGCGACGGATTTCTCCGAGAACGCCGAGCGGGCGTTCGAGGCGTTCTCGTATCTCCGCCACGCTGTCCGGGAGGCGACACTCGTCCACGTCGAGACGCCCAAAGATCCCGGCTCGGAGGCAGGCGTGGACCCACACGAGCGGCTCGCGGAACGGGCGGACCAACTCGAGAACTGGAACATCGAGACCCGAACCGACGTCAGACAGGGCGATCCGGCGGACGAACTCCTGGCCGCGGAAGCGGAGTACGAACCCACGACGATTCTCGTCGGCTCGCGGGGTCACAGCCGGTTGCGCCGGCTCCTGATCGGAAGCGTCTCCGAGGAGATCGTCTCGAGGGCGACTGGAAACGTGTTTCTCGTGCCGCCGTCACGAACGGCGTAG
- a CDS encoding DUF7512 family protein: protein MIELASLSPPVQATVLVSIILLEAVALYVGYGALERAASPLIESIAN from the coding sequence ATGATCGAACTTGCGTCGCTTTCCCCGCCCGTGCAAGCGACGGTCCTCGTCAGTATCATCCTCCTCGAAGCGGTCGCGCTCTACGTCGGCTACGGAGCGCTCGAGCGAGCCGCCTCACCGCTCATCGAGTCGATAGCGAACTAA
- a CDS encoding FxsA family protein: MLRWLLALLLIPFLDAVVLAIVVSQTPWIGWVGMVLLVVLTGLIGMLLVRAEGRRTIRKMQRSLVQGEAPTDQLLDGALLIAAGAFLLTPGLVTDVVGLLLVVPPTRIPIRMVIKRYVVVPYADKKTGGFASGTVWTYGFPDDAQGSGGSPTDGSAGHDPSSGTYDLSEDAYTVDSKRDDDSYTIEFGDEDRSDDSDDRRAR, translated from the coding sequence ATGCTCCGGTGGCTCCTGGCGCTGTTGCTTATTCCCTTCCTGGACGCGGTAGTTCTCGCGATCGTCGTCAGCCAGACGCCCTGGATCGGCTGGGTGGGGATGGTACTGCTCGTCGTCCTAACGGGACTGATCGGTATGCTGCTGGTTCGTGCGGAAGGCCGCCGGACCATCCGCAAGATGCAACGCTCGCTCGTCCAGGGCGAAGCGCCGACCGACCAGTTGCTCGACGGCGCCTTGTTGATCGCCGCCGGGGCGTTCCTGCTCACACCGGGGCTCGTGACCGACGTCGTCGGCCTCCTGCTCGTCGTTCCGCCGACGCGCATCCCGATCCGGATGGTGATCAAACGCTACGTCGTCGTTCCCTACGCCGACAAGAAGACCGGCGGTTTCGCCTCCGGAACCGTCTGGACGTACGGCTTCCCCGACGACGCACAGGGGTCCGGCGGATCGCCAACCGACGGCTCGGCCGGTCACGACCCCTCGAGTGGGACGTACGACCTCTCCGAGGACGCTTACACGGTCGACTCCAAGCGCGACGACGACAGCTATACGATCGAGTTCGGCGACGAAGATCGCTCCGACGATTCGGACGACCGCCGCGCTCGGTAG